One Ricinus communis isolate WT05 ecotype wild-type chromosome 1, ASM1957865v1, whole genome shotgun sequence DNA window includes the following coding sequences:
- the LOC8265848 gene encoding SPX domain-containing protein 3, giving the protein MKFGKRLKQQIQETLPDWRDKFLSYKDLKKLVRLLSSDPLLSSGSIEYRKAEAEFVYLLNNEIDKFNAFFMEQEEDFIIRNMELRQRIQTVIGTWGQNGSQPSEANYKGEMSKIRKDIVNFHGEMVLLENYSNINYTGLAKILKKYDKRTGGLLRLPFIQKVLQQPFFTTDLISKLVKECENTIDVVFPVNEEERARKFGRQGIIVAGDGIFRNTVAALMTMQEIRRGSSTYSRLSLPPLNLPDSDLIQSFQLNSPIPIV; this is encoded by the exons ATGAAGTTCGGTAAAAGATTGAAGCAACAAATTCAAGAAACGTTGCCAGATTGGCGAGACAAGTTCTTGTCGTATAAGGATTTGAAGAAGCTTGTTCGATTACTATCTTCTGATCCGCTGCTGTCAAGCGGATCGATCGAGTATCGTAAAGCAGAGGCTGAGTTTGTTTATTTGTTGAACAATGAGATCGATAAGTTTAATGCTTTTTTTATGGAACAAGAAGAGGACTTCATCATAAGAAACATG GAATTACGGCAGAGGATTCAGACTGTAATTGGAACCTGGGGGCAGAATGGAAGTCAGCCTTCGGAAGCAAACTATAAGGGGGAGATGAGCAAGATTAGAAAAGATATTGTCAATTTCCATGGAGAAATGGTGCTCCTAGAAAACTATAGCAATATCAATTACACAG gATTGGCTAAGATACTGAAGAAGTATGATAAGAGAACTGGCGGTTTATTGAGGTTGCCATTCATTCAGAAAGTTCTGCAGCAACCATTTTTCACTACTGATCTCATTTCAAAGCTTGTCAAGGAATGTGAAAACACAATAGATGTTGTGTTTCCCGTGAATGAGGAAGAAAGAGCAAGAAAATTTGGAAGACAAGGAATAATAGTAGCGGGAGATGGAATTTTTAGGAACACAGTTGCAGCTTTAATGACCATGCAAGAAATTAGAAGAGGCAGCTCTACTTACAGTCGCCTCTCTCTGCCTCCTCTCAACTTGCCGGACTCGGATCTCATTCAATCATTCCAACTCAATTCTCCTATACCCATTGTCTAA